The genomic stretch TTCTTGGTTAATTGTGCTTCTAATTGACTAAAAAGTTTTTCTCGTTGTTGGTATTTTTTTAGCATCCCTAGTTTTTCTTCGTATTTTTCTAGGCTTTCTTCGGTTCTTTTAATATTATCATAAATGGCTTGTCTACTCACTTCAAATTCTTCAGCAATTTCGCCTAGCGAGTAATCATCTAGATAATAAAAAGAAACATAGGCTTTTTGTTTTGTTGTTAGTAATTCCTGGTAAAAATCAAATAATAAATTCATACGGTTTGTCTTCTCAAACAAGGCATTTCACCTCTCTCCTTTTAAAGGATACGGGGAAATCGCGGGAATGTCAAGGAAGGTTAAACAAAAGAGAAAAAAGCCAGAATGACGAGAATCATTCGGCTTTCTCTGATTATTTTTCGTTATCAACCATATCAGCAAATAAGCCATACACATATTCATTTGCATCAAAGGCTTGTAGGTCGTCCATTTGTTCCCCAAGACCGACGAATTTCACTGGAATATCTAGTTCATTGCGAATGGCGATAACAATACCACCCTTGGCAGTTCCGTCCAGTTTTGTGAGGATAATGCCTGTTACGTCGGTTGTTTCTTTAAATTGTTTTGCTTGAACGAAAGCATTTTGGCCAGTTGTAGCATCAAGTACTAGTAAAACTTCGTGCGGCGCATTAGGAATTTCACGCGTAATGACACGTTTTACTTTTTCTAATTCGTTCATTAGATTGACTTTGTTTTGTAAACGGCCAGCTGTATCGCAAAGTAAAACGTCCGCTTTGCGTGCTTTTGCTGCTTGAACGGCATCAAACATCACCGCTGCAGGGTCGCTTCCCTCGGCTTGTTTAATAACATCGACGCCGGTACGCTCGCCCCAGACTTCTAATTGATCAATGGCACCAGCACGGAATGTATCGCCAGCAGCTAACATCACTTTTTTACCTTCTTGTTTAAAGCGATGAGCCATTTTTCCGATGGAGGTTGTTTTACCAACCCCATTCACACCAACAAACAAGATAACGGTTAGCCCGTCTTCTTCGATATGAAGTGCTTCGTCTTCTTTTTCGTCTCCTTGGTAAATCTCGACTAATTTTTCGACTATCACTTCTTGTACGTCTTTTGGATCACTGATGTTTCTAAGTTGAACTTCACGGCGTAGCGTATCGACTAGTTCCATGACAGTTTCAAAACCAACGTCTGCTCCGATAAGGATTTCTTCTAGTTCTTCAAAGAAATCTTCGTCGACTTTACGATAGCGAGCAACCATTTCGTTAATTTTTCCGGAAAAGTTGCCGCGTGTTTTGGATAAGCCATCTTTAAATTTTCCAGAAACAGAATCAGTTTGCTGAGTTATTTTATCTTTTAATTTTTTAAAAAAGGTCATTTTGTTTACTCCTTTTATTTAATGAGTTCAGCTGTTTCTTCTAAACGAACTGATACTAGTTTGGAGACGCCGGACTCTTGCATGGTGACGCCGTATAATACGTCGGCTTCTTCCATTGTTCCTTTACGATGTGTGATAACGATGAACTGCGTGCCGGACTCGAATTGCTTTAAGTAACGGCTGAATCGTGTAACATTGGCTTCATCTAAAGCCGCCTCTACTTCATCCAAAATACAGAATGGTACTGGGCGAACGCGAATGATAGCAAATAATAATGCAATCGCCGTTAGCGCACGTTCTCCGCCAGAACGAAGCGATAGGTTTTGTAATTTTTTCCCAGGTGGTTGAACGACGATATCAATCCCGGTTGTTAGAAGATTTTCTGGATCAAGGAGCACCAGTTCCGCGCTACCTCCACCAAATAGCTCAGGGAAAACAATCGCAAATTCGGTTTTAATTGCTTCAAAACTTTCACTAAAACGAATTTTCATTTCTTCGTCCATTTCGTCCATGACTTTAAAAAGGGTTTCTTTTGCGGCAAGTAAGTCCGCTTGTTGCCTGTTTAGGAAGTCAAAACGTTCTTGGATACGCTCAAATTCTTCGATGGCACCAATATTGACGATACCTAATTCATCGATAGAACGTTTTAATAAACGAACTTTCGAACGAGCTTGTTCGGTATTTACTTCTGGCAAGATTTTTTCTTCGGCTTGCTCTGGTGTTAGTAAGTAAGCTTCTTGCAAACGATCAATTCGGTTATTAATATCTACTTCTAAACGACCGATGCTTATTTCTGCATTATTTTTTTGCTCCACGTAAAAACTGATTTGATTATTTTTTTGTGTTAATTCGGCTTCTAATAGTTCTAATTTTTCTTGTAGTTCAGCACGAGTTTGTCTTGTTTGCGCAAGTTTTTCGCTTGTTTCAGCCTTATCTTTGCGCAGTTCTTCAATGGATTTTCTAGCTGATTCTTCGCTTGTATGAACGCTAGTTAAGTTGGTTTTTAAGGAAGCTAGTTTTTGTTCAGCCGCTTCTTTTTGTTCGTAATTTTCATGTAGCGTTGTCGTTACTCGCTCGACGGCTTCTGTAGCAGATTGAAGTTGCTCTCGTTTAGCGGCGATTTGCGCTTTTAAGGATGACAGACTTTCTAAATCTGCTGCACGTTTGCTTTCTAGTGCTTTGCTTGAACTTGTCATCGCTTTGATTTCTTCATCGGTTGCTTCGATTTGTTTTGCGATTTCGACTTGTTCATGTAGTAAAGTTTCTTTTCGCTCCAGTAGTTTGTTTAATTCTTCGCTACCGTCTGCTTTTTCAATATCGTATAGTTGTAGTTGTTTATTGAAGCGCTCTAGATTCTCAGTTTCTCGGTCTAGTTTTCCAAGTAATTCTTTTTCTTGTAAACGTAAATTTTCACCGATTCCTCGTGTTTCTTCGAGTTCTTCACGTTTTTTCGCCATGCTATCTTTAGCTAGTTGAACCGCAGATTCCATTTCACGAGTGGCTTCGTTTAACTCGGTAATTTTCTCTGCTAATTGGCCTAACTCATGTTTTCTCGTTAAAATAGACGATTTTCCGCCTTTGGTTGCTCCACCAGTCATCGAACCACCGGCATTCACGACGTCACCTTCTAGTGTCACAATGCGATACCTAAAGTTGACTAAGCGAGCGAGCGTATTCGCCCCTTTTAAATCTTTCGCCAAAATCGTTGTCCCTAGAGCATTCAAAATAACCGGAGAAACTTTTTCATCAAAAGAAATGACTTCACTTGCAAGTGCGATAAAAGCAGGTTGGTTGCTTAAAGCGTTTTTCGTTGCAGCTGGAAGTTCGCGAGGTTGAATAGTCGAAAGTGGTAAGAAAGTTGCGCGGCCACTTTTCGTTTTCTTCAAGAAACTGATGGCTTCACGAGCAACGCGGTCATCTTCTACGACAACGTTCTGCGCACTTGCCCCAAGCGCTGTTTCCATGGCTTGTTGGTACTTCGCGGGTATTTCTACGAGTTCTACTAACGCACCTAAAATCCCTGGAATTTCTTTTTTCGCTTTTAAGACTTCCCGGACACCTTGGAAAAAGCCAGCATAATCATCCGCCAACTCCTCTAATGTTTCCTTCCGCGATTTCATTTGTTGCACTGTTTCATAATGTTTATAAAGCGCACGTTCTTGCGTTCCAAAAACAGCTTCTTGTTTCGCTAAAGTTTGCTGTACTTCACGGTAAATTTCCATTTGTTCCGTAAGCTCACTTTGGATTTTTGTTAAATGTGTTTTGGTTGTTTCTATTTGAGCGAGCATATCTTTTCTATCATCGATATGATGGCTATTTTCTAAATCTAACTTGTCAATTCGACTCGTGATCTGACCGATTTGGCGCTCAATATAACCTAAATCATTATTAATTGTCGTTTGCGTGTGGCGCAGATCAATATAATCACTTTTGCGGTTTTCGATTGCTTCTTCGGATAAATCATCGTATTTGGCAAGTGTTACTTCTAGCTCTTTTTTCGCTTTGACCGCAATTTCAAGTGCTGTTTCTTTTTCGAGTTTTGAGCTACTTAGAACTTCTTTTTGCTCTTCCAAGGCAGTAATTTTTTCCGTAATTGCCGCCAGTGTTTCTGCGTAAACTTGTTCATTTTCGCTACTGTGCTTTTTACGTTCTAATTGGAGATTTCGCTCTCCTTCTAGTTGTTCCAGTTTTTCCGTTTCAACTAAAAGACGTTCTTGTAAATTATCAAGCGCAATATCTGTTTCATTCAGTGCATGTTTTTCGCGTGAAATAACCGCTTCTTCGGCATGTAATTCTTCGCGTAGCTTAATTAAAACCGTTTGATTTTCACCAAATTCTTTACGAACTTCGGCTAGTTTTTCTGTTAAGGAACTGATTTCGCTCGCGAGTAAAGTCACTTCGTATTTTTCTAGTTCTTCTTGTTGGAATAAATAATCTTTCGCAATAGAAGCTTGCATTTCAAGCGGCTCCAGTTGTCCTTCTAATTCGTATAAAATATCTTGTACTCGGTTTAAATTTTCTTCGGTTTCAAATAATTTATTTTCTGCTTGTTTTTTACGGTGTTTATATTTTAATACGCCGGCTGCTTCTTCAAAAATCGAGCGACGTTCTTCTGGTTTACTGTTCAGAATTTCATCGATTTTCCCTTGCGAAATAATCGAAAAAGACTCTCTTCCAAGTCCAGAGTCCATAAATAAATCGACAATATCTTTCAGTCGACAATTTTCTTTATTAATTAAAAACTCGCTATCACCATTACGGTAAATACGTCTAGTAACAGCTACTTCGCTATAATCAAGTGGTAAAAAATGGTCTTCATTTTCGAGGATAAGTGACACTTCCGCAAAATTAATTGGTTTCCGTGTATCACTTCCAGCAAAAATAACATCACCCATTCGGCCACCACGGAGCGATTTAGCGGACTGCTCACCAAGTACCCAGCGGATTGCTTCTGTAATATTACTTTTCCCGCTGCCATTTGGCCCTACAACTGCAGTCATGCCGGGCACGAAATCTATCGCAACTTTGTCAGCAAAGGATTTAAAGCCATTCATTTCTAATCGTTTTAATAACATGTCCGGACACCTCCATTTTTGTTTATCTGTGTGTTAGTTGGTTTATAGCAAATTGTGCCGCACTTTGTTCTGCTTGTTTTTTTGTTCTGCCGCTGCCTTTTCCGAGTACTTGTCCGTTAACAATTACTTGGGCATCGAATGCTTTATTGTGCGCTGGTCCTGTTTCGCCAAGGATATCATATTCGATCAAGACATCACGGTCCCGTTGAACAATTTCTTGCAGTTGCGTTTTATAATCCACTGTTTGTAGATATGCCCCTGCATCAATTTTTGGAAAAATAACACGTTCTAAAAATGTCACAACTTTGTCAATCCCATTATCTAAATAAAGCGCGCCGATAAAAGATTCAAATACATCCGCCAGAAGTGCCGGACGAGTTCTTCCACCGGCTTTTTCTTCCCCTTTACCAAGTCGTACGTATTTAGAAAAATGTACTGCTTCTGCAAACTCGACTAAAGAAGGCTCACAAACAATTGCTGCGCGCATTTTTGTCATGTGTCCTTCTGCCATATCTGGATATTTGTTAAATAGATAATTCGATACAGTGAGTTCAAGGACTGCATCACCAAGAAATTCTAAGCGTTCATTATCTTTCACATTTTCCCGGCGGTGTTCGTTCACATATGAGGAATGTGTGAATGCTTGTTTTAATAATTCAACATCTTTAAAATCGAATCCAACGCTTTCTTGTAACTCTTCCCATTGATTCATTTCACTTGCTCCTCTCTTTAATAAGCAAGTTCATTTTCTAAACAGCCACTAGCAAAAAGCTGCTTAGAAAATGAACCAACAAAATCTCGTGACCTTGAAAAAGAGGCCACCTGCGCTACTTGTCTCGCGTGCGGAAGTTACCACAGCAAAGATAAGTAACACGGGCACCCTCATTTATCCGGTCACATAAAGTTTTATGCGTTCGCCTCTATGTACTTCACTGCATCACCAACTGTGTTAATGTTTTCAGCGTCGCCATCAGAGATTTCAACTCCGAACTCGTCTTCAAGTTCCATTACTAATTCAACAACATCTAGAGAATCTGCACCTAGATCTTCTTTGAAGGAAGCTTCTAAAGTTACTTTGGATTCCTCGACACCTAAACGGTCGACGATGATTTTTGTAACTTTTTCTAATACTTCTGCCATTTTTCACTTCACCTCCCTCCAAGTATTATATAGGATTATTTCTCCTACGTAAACAAAAATATTTAAAGTAATGCGAGCCAATTAAATTCGCATTCATTAACCAATTTTACATCACCATTCCGCCATCAACAGATAGTGTTTGACCAGTAATATACTTCGAAGCATCGCTCGCTAGGAAAAGAACTGCATTTGCAATATCTTCCGTTGTTCCATAAGCACCAAGCGGAATTTGCGCTAACATTGCTTCTTTTGTTTTTTCATCTAATTTGTCGGTCATATCTGTTGTAATGAAACCAGGAGCAACAGCATTTACGTTAATACCACGGGGCGCAAGTTCTCGAGCAGTTGTTTTTGTTAAACCGATAACGCCCGCTTTACTTGCTACGTAATTTGCTTGACCTGCATTACCAATCAAACCAACAACAGATGCCATGTTGATAATTTTACCTGCGCGTTGTTTCATCATTGTACGGCTTACTGCTTTTGTACAAAGGAAAGTTCCTTTTAGGTTGATATTAATTACGTCATCCCATTCGTCTTCTTTCATACGCATTAATAAGTTATCACGTGTAATTCCCGCATTATTCACAAGAATGTCCACACGACCAAAGCGTTCGATTGCTTGTTTGAAAAAGGCATCTACATCTTCAGCAATGGCTACGTTTGCTTTCATTGCTTCTACTTCAACACCATGTTCAGCAACGAGTTTTGCTGTTTCTTCTGCAGCTTCTGGGCTACCATTGTAATTGAAGAAAATATTTGCGCCTTCTTTGGCTAATTTAATGGCAATGTCACGTCCAATTCCGCGTGATCCACCTGTTACTACTGCTACTTTTCCTTGTAAAGTCATTAATTATTCTCCTTTCAATGTCGCTGCAACGCTTTTCACTGATTCAGCGTCACCTGCTGACAGTACAGTTACATCACGATTAATTTTTTTAATTAAACCTGCTAAGACTTTTCCAGAACCAATTTCGACAAACGTATCTACGCCGTTTTTAATTAATTCTTCGACGATATCTTCCCATAATACTGGAGAATAGATTTGCTTGATTAGTTTATCGCTAATTTCGGATTTATCCGTAGTTTCTTTAGCGTCCACGTTATTAACCACTGGAATCTGACCATCTGAAATTTTAACCTCTGCTAAAACATCACGGAAAGCAAGTGCGGCTGGT from Listeria monocytogenes ATCC 19117 encodes the following:
- a CDS encoding putative DNA-binding protein — its product is MFEKTNRMNLLFDFYQELLTTKQKAYVSFYYLDDYSLGEIAEEFEVSRQAIYDNIKRTEESLEKYEEKLGMLKKYQQREKLFSQLEAQLTKKNFLDEQVKDTLEQLKNID
- a CDS encoding acyl carrier protein, producing MAEVLEKVTKIIVDRLGVEESKVTLEASFKEDLGADSLDVVELVMELEDEFGVEISDGDAENINTVGDAVKYIEANA
- the smc gene encoding chromosome segregation protein SMC — translated: MLLKRLEMNGFKSFADKVAIDFVPGMTAVVGPNGSGKSNITEAIRWVLGEQSAKSLRGGRMGDVIFAGSDTRKPINFAEVSLILENEDHFLPLDYSEVAVTRRIYRNGDSEFLINKENCRLKDIVDLFMDSGLGRESFSIISQGKIDEILNSKPEERRSIFEEAAGVLKYKHRKKQAENKLFETEENLNRVQDILYELEGQLEPLEMQASIAKDYLFQQEELEKYEVTLLASEISSLTEKLAEVRKEFGENQTVLIKLREELHAEEAVISREKHALNETDIALDNLQERLLVETEKLEQLEGERNLQLERKKHSSENEQVYAETLAAITEKITALEEQKEVLSSSKLEKETALEIAVKAKKELEVTLAKYDDLSEEAIENRKSDYIDLRHTQTTINNDLGYIERQIGQITSRIDKLDLENSHHIDDRKDMLAQIETTKTHLTKIQSELTEQMEIYREVQQTLAKQEAVFGTQERALYKHYETVQQMKSRKETLEELADDYAGFFQGVREVLKAKKEIPGILGALVELVEIPAKYQQAMETALGASAQNVVVEDDRVAREAISFLKKTKSGRATFLPLSTIQPRELPAATKNALSNQPAFIALASEVISFDEKVSPVILNALGTTILAKDLKGANTLARLVNFRYRIVTLEGDVVNAGGSMTGGATKGGKSSILTRKHELGQLAEKITELNEATREMESAVQLAKDSMAKKREELEETRGIGENLRLQEKELLGKLDRETENLERFNKQLQLYDIEKADGSEELNKLLERKETLLHEQVEIAKQIEATDEEIKAMTSSSKALESKRAADLESLSSLKAQIAAKREQLQSATEAVERVTTTLHENYEQKEAAEQKLASLKTNLTSVHTSEESARKSIEELRKDKAETSEKLAQTRQTRAELQEKLELLEAELTQKNNQISFYVEQKNNAEISIGRLEVDINNRIDRLQEAYLLTPEQAEEKILPEVNTEQARSKVRLLKRSIDELGIVNIGAIEEFERIQERFDFLNRQQADLLAAKETLFKVMDEMDEEMKIRFSESFEAIKTEFAIVFPELFGGGSAELVLLDPENLLTTGIDIVVQPPGKKLQNLSLRSGGERALTAIALLFAIIRVRPVPFCILDEVEAALDEANVTRFSRYLKQFESGTQFIVITHRKGTMEEADVLYGVTMQESGVSKLVSVRLEETAELIK
- the rnc gene encoding ribonuclease III, which encodes MNQWEELQESVGFDFKDVELLKQAFTHSSYVNEHRRENVKDNERLEFLGDAVLELTVSNYLFNKYPDMAEGHMTKMRAAIVCEPSLVEFAEAVHFSKYVRLGKGEEKAGGRTRPALLADVFESFIGALYLDNGIDKVVTFLERVIFPKIDAGAYLQTVDYKTQLQEIVQRDRDVLIEYDILGETGPAHNKAFDAQVIVNGQVLGKGSGRTKKQAEQSAAQFAINQLTHR
- the ftsY gene encoding signal recognition particle-docking protein FtsY; the protein is MTFFKKLKDKITQQTDSVSGKFKDGLSKTRGNFSGKINEMVARYRKVDEDFFEELEEILIGADVGFETVMELVDTLRREVQLRNISDPKDVQEVIVEKLVEIYQGDEKEDEALHIEEDGLTVILFVGVNGVGKTTSIGKMAHRFKQEGKKVMLAAGDTFRAGAIDQLEVWGERTGVDVIKQAEGSDPAAVMFDAVQAAKARKADVLLCDTAGRLQNKVNLMNELEKVKRVITREIPNAPHEVLLVLDATTGQNAFVQAKQFKETTDVTGIILTKLDGTAKGGIVIAIRNELDIPVKFVGLGEQMDDLQAFDANEYVYGLFADMVDNEK
- the fabG gene encoding 3-oxoacyl-[acyl-carrier-protein] reductase — encoded protein: MTLQGKVAVVTGGSRGIGRDIAIKLAKEGANIFFNYNGSPEAAEETAKLVAEHGVEVEAMKANVAIAEDVDAFFKQAIERFGRVDILVNNAGITRDNLLMRMKEDEWDDVININLKGTFLCTKAVSRTMMKQRAGKIINMASVVGLIGNAGQANYVASKAGVIGLTKTTARELAPRGINVNAVAPGFITTDMTDKLDEKTKEAMLAQIPLGAYGTTEDIANAVLFLASDASKYITGQTLSVDGGMVM